Proteins from a single region of Candidatus Binatota bacterium:
- a CDS encoding DASS family sodium-coupled anion symporter: protein MSQENTSKQYVVDTRPLALVLLSRLNRPLRLLLGVGLFVLVYSMETPEGLSEEGRKAMAVFALCLTWWVLNVLPLMITSLMAIALIPLTGIMPAEQAYSLFGNSAVFFIMGAFILAACLMKSGLSTRLGLLFLRRFGHSPRSLLCAVFLMNAFMAFWMSEHAVAAMNFPIIMEIVMVLKLRQRRSSYAKALFLALAWGSTIGGVATLLGGGRAPLALGILEQYEGTNPFTFLDWTLRALPVVVVMLGVGWLVITRFFPIDQDSVADAETALAEKVAKLGPMSRDEKAIGAVMLGTVATWVLAGHNLGLANVAIGAIVLLFVFKLVKWRDVEEYVNWGIILMYGGAICLGAALNDSGAATWLAQRTLGLMADSPSSAVAALSASSWLLTEAISNSAVVALMMPMGLGMADTIGLVPATIAPLIAIPAGLAFAFPIGTPANAIAYSSGFLRLRDIILPGAIMGATGWVVFNLTVRFYWTWAGYIHL, encoded by the coding sequence ATGAGCCAGGAAAACACCAGCAAACAATACGTGGTCGACACCCGGCCCCTGGCCCTGGTGCTGCTCAGCCGGCTGAACCGCCCCCTGCGCCTGCTCCTGGGCGTGGGCCTGTTCGTGCTGGTGTACAGCATGGAGACTCCCGAGGGCCTCTCCGAAGAAGGACGCAAGGCCATGGCGGTATTCGCCCTGTGCCTGACCTGGTGGGTTCTCAACGTGTTGCCGCTGATGATCACCAGCCTGATGGCCATAGCCCTCATCCCGCTCACGGGCATAATGCCGGCCGAGCAGGCCTATTCTCTTTTTGGCAACTCTGCCGTGTTCTTCATCATGGGCGCCTTCATACTGGCCGCCTGCCTGATGAAATCGGGCCTGTCCACGCGGCTGGGGCTGCTCTTCCTGCGACGCTTCGGTCACAGCCCCCGCTCGCTGCTCTGCGCGGTCTTTCTCATGAACGCCTTCATGGCTTTCTGGATGTCAGAACACGCGGTGGCTGCCATGAACTTTCCGATCATCATGGAGATAGTCATGGTGCTCAAGCTCAGGCAGCGCCGCAGCAGCTATGCCAAGGCCCTGTTCCTGGCGCTGGCCTGGGGCTCAACCATAGGCGGGGTGGCCACCCTGCTTGGCGGGGGGCGCGCGCCGCTGGCCCTGGGCATACTGGAGCAGTACGAGGGCACGAACCCCTTTACCTTTCTCGACTGGACGCTCAGGGCGCTGCCGGTGGTAGTGGTCATGTTGGGGGTGGGCTGGCTGGTCATAACCAGATTTTTCCCCATCGATCAGGACAGCGTGGCCGACGCCGAGACGGCCCTGGCCGAAAAGGTGGCGAAACTGGGCCCGATGAGCCGTGACGAGAAGGCCATAGGAGCCGTAATGCTCGGAACCGTGGCCACCTGGGTGCTGGCCGGGCACAACCTCGGGCTGGCCAACGTGGCCATAGGCGCCATCGTGCTGCTGTTCGTGTTCAAGCTGGTCAAGTGGCGCGACGTGGAGGAGTACGTCAACTGGGGCATCATCCTGATGTACGGCGGCGCGATCTGCCTGGGCGCGGCGCTCAACGATTCGGGGGCCGCCACCTGGCTGGCCCAGCGCACCCTGGGCCTGATGGCCGACAGCCCCTCGAGCGCCGTCGCCGCCCTGTCGGCGAGTTCCTGGTTGCTCACCGAGGCCATAAGCAACTCGGCCGTGGTGGCGTTGATGATGCCCATGGGCCTTGGAATGGCCGACACCATAGGCCTGGTGCCCGCCACCATAGCGCCGCTCATCGCCATACCGGCGGGGCTGGCCTTCGCGTTTCCCATCGGCACACCGGCTAACGCCATCGCCTACTCGTCGGGCTTTCTGCGCCTGCGCGACATCATCCTGCCCGGCGCGATTATGGGCGCCACCGGCTGGGTCGTGTTCAATCTCACGGTGCGCTTCTACTGGACCTGGGCCGGCTACATCCACCTGTAG
- a CDS encoding FeS-binding protein, whose protein sequence is MALQRFYLTYSQEKIKEPLIYQLGHKFKVVTNIRGASVSDHIGIVALELDGDGDEIRDAMEWLAGKGVKVEPIEKNVIE, encoded by the coding sequence ATGGCCCTGCAGCGTTTCTACCTGACCTACAGCCAGGAAAAGATCAAAGAACCCCTGATTTACCAGCTCGGACACAAGTTCAAGGTGGTCACCAACATTCGCGGAGCCTCGGTGAGCGACCACATTGGCATAGTGGCGCTTGAACTCGACGGGGACGGCGACGAAATACGCGACGCGATGGAGTGGCTGGCCGGCAAGGGAGTCAAGGTCGAACCCATCGAGAAAAACGTAATAGAATAG
- a CDS encoding cysteine synthase, which yields MSSTPASVAAHTAGTVCDLVGNTPLVEIQRLREGVADGVKIYAKLEGFNPGGSVKDRAAWNMLKHGLDEGRLAPGKTILDSTSGNTGIALAMVGAALGFPVTLVMPANVSIERKRVVTAYGATAVYSDPLEGSDGALLMCREMYEAEPDKWFKPDQYFNEANPEAHFLTTGPEIWEQTEGAITHFVASIGTGGTVMGTGRYLKSQNKAVQVIAIEPADAFHGIEGLKHMESSIVPGIFKEQELDSKIGVATDDAYDMVYDIAASEGMLVGQSSGAALCGALEVARQLDEGLIVVIFPDFGDRYLSTNLWMGWKNRKQTRKQ from the coding sequence GTGAGTTCAACGCCCGCAAGCGTCGCGGCCCACACGGCCGGGACCGTCTGTGACCTGGTGGGAAACACCCCCTTGGTCGAGATCCAGCGGCTGCGCGAAGGCGTGGCCGACGGCGTTAAGATCTACGCCAAGCTGGAGGGCTTCAACCCCGGTGGCTCGGTCAAGGACCGCGCCGCTTGGAACATGCTCAAACACGGGCTGGATGAAGGCAGACTCGCCCCGGGCAAGACCATACTCGACTCCACTTCGGGCAACACCGGCATAGCCCTGGCCATGGTCGGGGCGGCCCTGGGCTTTCCGGTGACCCTGGTCATGCCCGCCAACGTGTCTATCGAACGCAAGCGCGTCGTGACTGCCTACGGAGCCACCGCGGTGTATTCGGACCCGTTGGAGGGTTCGGACGGCGCGCTGCTGATGTGCCGCGAAATGTACGAGGCCGAGCCCGACAAGTGGTTCAAGCCCGACCAGTATTTCAATGAGGCCAACCCCGAGGCACACTTCTTGACCACCGGGCCTGAGATCTGGGAGCAAACCGAAGGCGCCATTACCCACTTCGTGGCCAGTATCGGCACCGGCGGCACTGTGATGGGCACCGGCCGCTATCTGAAAAGCCAGAACAAAGCCGTGCAGGTGATAGCCATTGAACCGGCCGACGCCTTTCACGGCATCGAAGGGCTCAAGCACATGGAGAGCTCGATCGTGCCGGGAATCTTCAAGGAGCAGGAGCTCGACTCCAAGATCGGCGTGGCCACCGACGACGCCTACGACATGGTGTACGATATAGCTGCCAGCGAGGGTATGCTGGTTGGGCAATCCAGCGGCGCTGCCCTCTGCGGAGCGCTGGAAGTGGCCCGGCAGCTCGACGAGGGGTTAATAGTCGTGATTTTCCCTGATTTTGGAGACCGTTACCTTTCAACCAACCTTTGGATGGGCTGGAAAAACCGCAAACAGACCCGCAAGCAATGA
- a CDS encoding MoaD/ThiS family protein has translation MPVEVRIPTPLRKLTGGADTVPVEGSSIAELLDDLDKNHPGLKGRICEDDGSVRRFVNVYVNGDDIRFLDNLASPLKDGDEVSIVPAIAGGTRSLG, from the coding sequence ATGCCAGTTGAAGTAAGAATTCCCACGCCACTGCGAAAGTTAACCGGCGGTGCCGACACCGTACCCGTAGAAGGCAGTTCGATAGCCGAGCTGCTCGACGATCTCGACAAAAACCACCCCGGGCTCAAAGGCAGGATCTGCGAAGACGATGGCTCGGTGCGGCGCTTTGTAAACGTCTACGTGAACGGCGACGACATTCGTTTTCTCGACAACCTGGCCTCACCGCTCAAGGATGGCGATGAGGTGTCGATAGTGCCCGCCATCGCCGGTGGCACTCGGTCGTTGGGCTGA
- a CDS encoding threonine synthase: MAFVNGLTCRECGEKYKIGPEHVCEYCFGPLEVEYDYDAIASVISRELIESRPHNLWRYRELLPVENEPTIGLYSGWTPLVKADHLARELGVEELYVKDDSCNHPTFSYKDRVVSVAISKAVELGFDTVACASTGNLANSVSAHAARAGLKCYIFIPDNLEQGKVIGSVIYDPVPVAIKGNYDDVNRLCAEIADKYRWAFVNINLRPFYTEGAKTYGFEVAEQLGWKLPRHIVVPTAGGTILPKVARAFEEFTRLGLVADEPWSIYSAQASGCAPVINALHSGSELIEPVKPDTIAKSIAIGNPADGYYVLKAVRGSHSGWGESVTDEEIVEGIKLLARTEGIFTEPAGGTTVAVTKKLIDTGRIPRDESIVISITGNGYKTIEAVTASVKEPHVIPARLADFDELYATLT, encoded by the coding sequence ATGGCTTTCGTAAATGGACTGACCTGCCGCGAGTGCGGCGAAAAATACAAAATCGGCCCCGAGCACGTGTGCGAGTACTGCTTCGGCCCGCTGGAGGTGGAGTACGACTACGACGCCATCGCCTCGGTCATAAGCAGGGAGCTCATCGAGTCGCGACCTCATAACCTGTGGCGCTACCGCGAGTTGCTGCCCGTGGAAAACGAGCCCACCATAGGCCTGTATTCGGGCTGGACGCCGCTTGTAAAGGCCGATCATCTGGCCCGTGAGCTGGGGGTCGAAGAGCTCTACGTCAAGGACGACTCCTGCAACCACCCGACCTTTTCCTACAAGGATCGCGTGGTCTCGGTGGCCATAAGCAAGGCCGTGGAGCTGGGCTTTGACACCGTGGCCTGCGCGTCAACGGGCAACCTTGCCAACTCGGTGTCGGCCCACGCCGCGCGCGCCGGGTTAAAATGTTACATCTTCATCCCCGACAACCTCGAGCAGGGCAAGGTCATTGGCTCGGTCATCTACGACCCGGTCCCGGTGGCCATCAAGGGCAACTACGATGATGTAAACAGGCTGTGCGCCGAGATAGCCGACAAGTACCGCTGGGCCTTCGTCAACATCAACCTGCGTCCCTTCTACACCGAGGGCGCCAAGACCTACGGCTTCGAGGTGGCCGAGCAGCTGGGTTGGAAACTGCCCCGCCACATAGTGGTGCCCACCGCCGGCGGCACCATACTGCCCAAGGTGGCGCGGGCCTTCGAAGAGTTTACCCGCCTCGGACTGGTGGCCGACGAGCCTTGGTCGATTTACTCGGCCCAGGCGTCGGGTTGCGCGCCGGTCATCAATGCCCTGCACTCCGGCAGCGAACTCATCGAACCCGTAAAGCCCGACACCATTGCCAAGTCGATAGCCATAGGAAACCCGGCCGACGGTTACTACGTGCTCAAGGCCGTACGCGGCTCGCACAGCGGCTGGGGCGAGAGCGTGACCGACGAAGAAATAGTGGAGGGCATCAAGCTGCTGGCCCGCACCGAGGGTATTTTTACCGAACCGGCTGGCGGTACGACCGTTGCCGTTACAAAAAAGCTGATAGACACCGGCCGCATACCGCGCGACGAATCGATAGTAATCAGCATTACGGGCAACGGCTACAAGACTATCGAGGCGGTGACCGCCAGCGTGAAGGAACCGCACGTGATACCGGCCAGGCTGGCAGATTTTGACGAGCTGTACGCCACCCTGACCTGA
- a CDS encoding HesA/MoeB/ThiF family protein: MGRGFLLRERQPQRNRRRVLIVGAGALGCPAASALAATPGFALTLIDPDRVELSNLQRQLLFDRSTLGRNKAEQARLALLAGQPDLEIAALPLRLDEDNAASLFEKHDFVIDACDDPASKFVINRTALASGTPFCHAGVARMGGQLMTVIPGRSACLECVFPPGAASPDNMAGTTGEGCGELGLLGPVAGVLGSLQALEASRVLADPARARGGCMRIFQIKQPRWRSVEFRPRPGCICATAVTRLDPLQVQETGQRRQESWLS; the protein is encoded by the coding sequence ATGGGAAGGGGTTTTTTGTTGCGCGAACGACAGCCACAGAGGAACAGACGACGGGTGCTCATAGTGGGCGCCGGTGCCTTGGGCTGCCCGGCGGCCTCGGCGCTTGCTGCAACGCCGGGCTTCGCCCTGACCCTGATCGACCCCGACCGAGTTGAGCTGTCCAACCTGCAACGGCAGCTGTTGTTCGACCGTTCGACCCTGGGCCGCAACAAGGCCGAGCAGGCCCGACTCGCACTGTTGGCCGGGCAGCCCGATCTGGAGATCGCCGCCCTGCCCCTTCGCCTTGACGAGGACAACGCTGCTTCATTGTTTGAGAAACACGATTTCGTTATCGACGCCTGCGACGACCCGGCCAGCAAGTTTGTCATCAACCGCACGGCGCTCGCCAGCGGTACGCCTTTCTGCCACGCCGGCGTAGCCCGCATGGGCGGGCAGTTGATGACGGTCATCCCAGGGCGCTCGGCCTGCCTGGAGTGTGTCTTTCCGCCCGGGGCCGCCTCGCCTGACAACATGGCCGGCACCACCGGCGAGGGCTGCGGCGAGCTGGGCCTGCTTGGCCCGGTTGCCGGCGTCCTAGGCTCACTTCAGGCGCTCGAAGCCTCGCGCGTACTCGCCGATCCCGCACGTGCCCGCGGCGGGTGCATGAGAATATTTCAGATCAAACAGCCGCGCTGGCGCAGCGTGGAATTTCGGCCAAGGCCGGGCTGCATCTGCGCCACGGCAGTTACCAGGCTAGACCCCCTGCAGGTGCAGGAAACAGGACAACGGAGACAGGAATCATGGCTTTCGTAA
- a CDS encoding tyrosine-protein phosphatase, producing the protein MHNQPLALDGSFNFRDIGGYSTASGQSVRRSIVYRADTLHRLSDSDARVLEGLSIARVVDLRSDLELQRDGVGVFVEGRGIHVHAPLVAVSLSPFDSDIDWGKVDLRERYIEMLEVGTAAVREVFESVAGDRVPLVFHCTGGKDRTGVVAALLLRTLGVSDAVIEQDYSASERYLAQVISKHRGALEGEGLADDVIAYLCSSPASRIRYTLEQLDRRWGSTQNYLLQAGVDRVTQDALRDKLLG; encoded by the coding sequence ATGCACAACCAGCCGCTTGCGCTCGACGGGTCGTTTAATTTCAGGGATATCGGTGGCTACAGCACGGCGTCGGGTCAGTCGGTTCGCCGCTCTATCGTTTATCGGGCCGACACCCTGCACCGACTGAGCGACAGCGACGCGCGCGTGCTCGAGGGTCTTAGCATCGCCAGGGTCGTAGACCTGCGCAGCGATCTGGAACTCCAGCGCGACGGGGTGGGAGTGTTCGTGGAGGGCAGGGGCATTCACGTGCACGCTCCGCTGGTGGCGGTTTCGCTCAGCCCCTTCGACAGCGACATAGACTGGGGCAAGGTCGACCTGCGCGAGCGTTACATCGAGATGCTTGAGGTCGGTACTGCTGCAGTGCGCGAAGTTTTCGAGTCGGTGGCAGGCGACCGGGTGCCACTGGTGTTTCACTGCACCGGCGGGAAGGATCGCACTGGCGTGGTAGCGGCACTGCTGCTGCGAACGCTGGGGGTCAGCGATGCGGTGATAGAGCAGGACTACAGCGCCTCGGAGCGTTACCTCGCGCAGGTCATAAGCAAGCACCGCGGCGCGCTGGAGGGCGAGGGATTGGCCGACGACGTGATAGCCTACCTTTGCTCGAGCCCTGCCTCGAGAATTCGCTATACATTGGAGCAACTCGACCGGCGCTGGGGTTCGACGCAGAACTACCTGCTGCAGGCCGGGGTCGATAGGGTTACGCAGGACGCGTTGCGCGATAAGCTGCTGGGCTGA
- the bamD gene encoding outer membrane protein assembly factor BamD, with translation MPTPAATLRVVKHGLQSFSLKRSRILAGQLVPCLLASLLLLSAASCSTPPPPKETHLAVNAARAFESGNYMLAVEEYSRLLDQHPFSEHSELARLRVAHAFYLGRKYDQAVSTFEDFERRYPASKAIAFSQYITGMCWLDQASSADRDKSSSVNSILHFDRVILRYPDSVWATLARFRKAECHENLADQELYVGDYYRRTGDTAAADLRFHFVLDEYPLTSAAREARERLAGS, from the coding sequence CTGCCGACGCCAGCCGCTACATTGCGGGTTGTGAAACACGGGCTACAGTCATTTTCGCTCAAGCGTTCCCGGATCCTGGCAGGTCAGCTGGTCCCCTGCCTCCTTGCCAGCCTGCTGCTGTTATCGGCAGCGAGCTGCTCGACTCCCCCGCCGCCCAAGGAAACCCACCTCGCGGTGAACGCGGCGCGGGCCTTCGAGTCGGGTAACTATATGCTCGCGGTAGAAGAATACAGTCGATTGCTCGACCAGCACCCGTTCTCTGAACACTCCGAGCTGGCCAGGCTGCGCGTGGCCCATGCGTTTTACCTCGGCCGGAAGTACGACCAGGCGGTGAGCACCTTCGAAGACTTCGAGCGACGCTATCCTGCCAGTAAAGCCATAGCTTTTTCGCAGTACATCACGGGCATGTGCTGGCTCGACCAGGCGAGCTCGGCCGACAGGGACAAGAGCTCATCGGTCAACTCCATACTGCACTTCGACCGGGTGATACTCAGGTACCCCGACTCGGTGTGGGCCACCCTGGCTCGCTTTCGCAAGGCCGAATGCCACGAGAACCTGGCCGACCAGGAACTGTACGTGGGCGACTACTACCGCCGAACGGGCGACACCGCTGCGGCGGACCTCCGCTTCCACTTCGTCCTCGACGAGTATCCGCTGACCTCGGCCGCGCGCGAAGCCCGCGAACGACTGGCCGGTAGCTGA